The window GTCCGTTAATACTGTGGAGTGTACCGTCAAGCTCACTGAAATCCAATTCATGAATGGCTGTATTAAACGCAACCTGTTCCTTCAGCAGTTCAACTTTTTTCTGATTTGAAACGGAGGCATCGCTGAAGACAGGCATACGCGCTATACCTTCAAGGAATTGCTGAACTGCGGTAATGCGCCCGTCAATAATTTCGGCAACATCAGTCGCCTTGTCGATTAAGTGATCTTCCACCTTTTCGGTAACGGCTTTACGGGCGATACGGGTCGCAAGAAAACCTTCCACCGAAGCAGCTATGGCTATCAATAGACCAAAAACTATGATCAGTTTGTAGCGGATTGAAAAACGTTTTTTCATCTATGGTCCTCCTCTTTTAGATTGACAGGTCTCAATCCAAGACACGATGTATACCTTATCAAAGAGCTGTAGCTATTTAAAAATATTTGGTCAGAGGCATCCCTCGGCTGCTAGGCTTCGAATTTTATCCGGCATGCACGTTTTATGCCAAGTATTTTTGAAAAACTTTTTGCACTTTTTTTGCGAGAAGACTTGTAATTGCTATTGAAGTCTTCTCTATCATTGTTATAAAGTATACCATGCCTTCCCGCATACTGCAAGCTTTAAAAGAATTTTTTTTAGTTTTTCTGAACTTTCAAGCGCTTCCTTGAGAAGATAGAAAAACATCATCCAAAAATTCAATAAAAACAACACCGGCTTACACTTTAAATTTCCCAACTTCTTCCACAAGATTTTGTATACTGGCCTTATTTTTTTGGCTTATATCGTTTACTTCCTGTATGGCATTGCTAATCTGCAACGCACCGGCAGCCATCTCGTTCATACTGTCGGTAATTATGCGGGTCAGAGCGTCAAGTTTTTGCATTTCTTTAGCTACATTCTCACCGCCTCGCAGCATTTCTGCGGAACCGTCATTTACCTGACTGGTTACCATGTTTATATCGCGAATAGCCGACAAGACTTCCTTGCTGCCGTTTTCCTGTTCACGCATAGCGTCCATTAGGTTTTGGCTCATCGTTTTGACTTGTTCCGAAAGGGTAAAAATAGCGTTGAACTTTTCTTCTGCCGTTTTTGAAGAGGATGAAAGAGCTTCAATTTCTCCCGACAGAAGTTTGAGGGTAGAAGTGATTGCCTTTCCTTGGCTACTGGATTCTTCTGCGAGCTTTCTGATTTCATCGGCTACAACGGCAAAACCTTTGCCTGCTTCTCCTGCATGAGCAGCTTCGATGGCAGCGTTCATCGCCAAAAGATTAGTCTGTGAGGCTATGTGCTGAATGACACTAGAGGCCTCCAATAAACCACCCGATTCTTCCGTTATTTTCTGCGTAACGCTGTTTGCTCCGGTAATAGTGTCTTTACCGTCAGCGGTAGCGGACGCAAGCGTTTTTATAACATCATCGGTTTTGCCGAGCGTCTGTGTAATAGAAGCTATGTTTCCTACCATCTGCTCGATAGCTGAAGAAGATTCTGCGACATTCGCTGCCTGATTTTCAATACTTCCGTTCAGCTGTTTTATTGTGCGGATAATTTCTTCGATGGTAGCTGCGGTTTCGCTAACGCTTGCCGCTTGGGTAAAAGCTTGCTGCTTTACGCCGTCAATGTTGGCACTTATTTGATGTATGGCACTGGCGGTTTCGGTCATATTCGACGCAAGCTCGTTGCCGATATCTTCCATATCTCCGGTGTTTAGACCTACTTGTTTAACCGATGAACTTATTTTTGAAATAGTTTGATTAAAATATCCCGACAAATCGGTAATTTCATCGTTACCGCGTATTGGAAGACGCACAGTTAAATCTCCCTCTCCTTGTGCAATGTTTTTCAAGGCTGAAACGGCAGTTTTTATAGGTTTTACTATGGTGCCGGCTATAAAAAAGACAATTAATTGTGCAATCAAAAAGGTTATCACACCTGTACCGATCATTGAAGTACCCAGGGTATTTACCGATCCCATAAATTCATTTACGGGGGCATTTATAACAATAGTCCAGCCGGTAGTTTTCATCTTAGCATGTGAAGCGATTTTACTTACGCCCTTGTATTCATAAAAACCGATGGAAGACTCGTCGGCTTTTACCGCCATTCTTTCAAATTCTGCAAGGGAAGCATAAGCTGCATTCTTTTTTGCCTCTTCACTGAAATTCATATGGCCGGTTACCAATTCTTCATCTCTATCGGCAATGGTAGTTCCCGTAAGCCCTAAAATGTAGCAAATACCGGTTTTCCCGACAACTATGTCAGATATATATTCCGATAACAGTAAGCCTTTAACGTCGGCGGACAAAACTCCGACTATGGTATCGGTAGAATCGAGAATAGGGACGGCAAAGGTTGTTACGAGTGTTCCGGTTGCCCTTTCTATATACGGTTCAGTAACAAATTTTTTTCCTGCAAGAGCCGCTTTAAACCATTCTCGGTCGCTTACCTGAACTGAACCTCCCGCATAATAAAAGGTTCCATTTGTATCCGTTATATCTAATTCTTTTATACGGTCGTTAAAACGAGACTCTTTTTGTAAAAAGGATACTATTTGGCTATAAGAATAAGAAGAATCCGACAACTCAGGCATACGGGCAATGCCCTCGAGAAACTGAAAAAGAGCCGTGACGCGCCCATCAATAATTTCTGCAATATCGGCCGCCTTGTCGAGTAAATGCGTATCGACTTTTTCTGCTAACGCTTTGCGAGCAGTACGAGTTGCAAGAAAACCTTCCATCGAAGAAGCGATGGCTATCAATACTCCGAAGACTATAATCAGTTTGTAGCGGATTGAAAAACGTTTTTTCATTTATGGTACTCCTTTTTTTAGATTGACAAGTCTCAATCCACGACATGATGTATATCTTATTTTTCCAAGCATCCCAAAGAAATCAATCTTTGATTAAGGCTTGAAAAGAGCATAATTCTATCGCCTTCAATGTCGAATTTTATTTTTTCGCCTATTTTGTAGGTTATATTTAAAAACACGACACCCGTTAAAAGAAGGTTCCCCACCTTAATCTTAACGGTAGTTTCCATACCTGTGGGCATCGAGCTGTATATAGAACCTGTCAATTTTCCGTTTTCGTGTATTTTAATAAACTCGGGGCGGACTCCGATGATAAAATCTTTTTCAGTCGGTATGGGAGAATTTAAATCAAACTCCGCTTCATCGGCCTTTGCAATGTGATACTTAAAAGGCAAAATCTTATTTTCCTTTTCTGCATTTTTTGTGCGTTCGGCTTCTTCTTCTCTTTGTTTTTTAATTTCGGCCTCCGTTTTCAAAAGCCATTCTTTATAATCGATTTTTTGAGCCGGCTTAAACTTAAATTGCAAGCCTTCTAAACAACTTAAATTAAAATCTCCGTCTGCAGAGGTTTCGCCCGCAGCTTCTATAAAATTTATCGAAGGATTTCCTATAAAGTCTGCGGTAAATAAGTTTACCGGTTTTTCATAGATATCCAAGGGAGCATCATATTGCTGCAAAAGACCGTTATCCATCAAGCATATCTTTGTTGCCAGAGTCATAGCCTCCAGCTGATCATGGGTAACATAGATGAATGTCGATTTTGTATCCAAATGAAGACGCTGCAATTCACTCCGCATTTCAAGCCGGAGTTTTGCATCAAGGTTTGAAAGAGGCTCATCCATAAAAAGCACCTTGGGCCCGGGAGCCAGGGTTCGGGCAATGGCAACCCTTTGCTGCTGTCCACCTGAAAGTTCATTGGGATACCGATCCATAAACATTCCGATTTTTACGATGCGGGAAACACGGCGAACTATTAAGTCTATTTCTTCGTTTTCAAGCTTGCGTATTTTTTTTATAACTTCGCCTTTTTCATCTACAAGTTCGTAGTTATTATTTACCGAGAATCCGGTTTTCTTGTGCTTCTCTAAAAGAGATGCCCTCTTTTCATCCAAACCGGAAATTATTGATCTTACTTTTTCTTCACGATTTTCAGCTTTTTCAAGCCCATAAGACAAAACCGTTTTTGCCGTATATTCCGAAATAATAAAGTTGTCTATTAACTTTATCAAGGCTGTTTTTTCGTCAAGTCTATTACCTTTTTTCTTGTCTTTAGTCTGCGAGTCGATAATAATTTCCACAGCTTTTCCACATTCATTTAAAATCTTTTTTAAGTCATCTATTCTTTTAATTTCAAAATCGCAGAGAGGCATGATTTCTTTGATGTTTTTTAAGCCGAAACTTATGTTCTCATAAACGGTCATATTCGGCCAAAGGGCATAGTTTTGAAACAAAAAACCGACCTTTCTTTTGTTTGCAGGAATGTTTATACCTTGCTCGCTGTCAAAAACCGTTTCCCCGTCGATGATTATCTTTCCTCTTGTCGGAGTTTCAAGACCGGCAATCATTCTAAGAGTTGTTGTTTTGCCGCAGCCTGAAGGCCCCAGCAGGGTAATAAACGAATTATTTTCTATGGTTAAATTTAAATTATCCGTTCCGTAAAATTTTCCCCATCTTTTTGTAAGGTTTTGTAAAATTATCTCAGGCATTATTGACCTCCTACACCCGTATCGATTCCGGCCTTTGTAAGCTTGTTTAATCCGAAATTTACGGCCAAAATAAATATAATTAAAATTAAGTTGATTGCACTCGAAAAGGCGTATAAGCCCATTTCGTCGTAATAGTCAAGCATGGTTGTGCTTATTTTGGACTGACTGCACAAGAGCATAAATAGGGTCAATTCCCTAACACAGGTTATAAAGGGCAAAAGATAGCCGCTTAAAATTGCCGTCTTTTGAATGGGAATTATTATCCTTGTCATACGTTTATGCCAGGGCGTGTCCTGTATCAAAGCAGACTCTTCTATTTCATTGCTGATTTGAAGCATAGAGTTAAGAGAGCTCCTCGACGAAAAAGGAATATACTTAATTGTTCCGACTATTATTAAAAGCAAAAAGGTATCATATATTCCCAGCATAGATCCGAATATAAAGAAGGCTATACCTACTGCAAGCGAAGGTAAAAGGTAGGGCAAAAAAGCTATGTCGTTTACGTAATTTGCAAACTTGTTTCTTCTGTGCTTGCTTACCGAATAGCCTATCAAAAGCCCTATCGTTCCTGCAAGGAAGGCGCAGAAAAAGGCAACAATCATAGTTCCTTTAAAACTCATCCAAAAGGCACGGTTATATAAAATACCGAATTGTCCGTACATACCGACATCTTCGGTCGAGTGATGCGTCCACCATTTTAAGGTTAGGTTTGCAAAATTACCTGTCCTAAAAAAGCTGTAGTCTCCGGGGTTGGGCAAAAAGGTTTCAAAGGCAAAGGAAATAACGGGGTATATTCCGGTAAATAAGGTAAAGATAATTAAAATAGCAGGAATTAAATATTGCCCGATTTTTCCCACATTTACCTTGCTGACCTGTCCGCTCTTTCCCGTAATTGTGGTATAGTTTTTTCGGGATTTCATGCTGAGCCTGTTTGTAATCAGTATTAAAATTCCGAAGAGCATCATCACTACGCCGATAATACTTGCCTGCCCCGTCCTTACAACCTTTAAGTCTATATATTTGGTGGAAAGGGTTGTCAGTTTTAAATAGTGCGGAACGGGATAGCTACCCATAGCGCTGCCGAAAACGAGCAAGATGGTCGATAGGATGGCAGGTCTTAATAATGGAAGGGTTACTTTGCGGAAAATTTTTGATTTTGAGGTATTTAAAATCAAGGCAGCTTCTTCCAAATTGGAATCCATATTTTTAAATATGCCGCCGATTAAAATATAGGCAAAGGCTGCATAGTGCAGGGATAGAACAACAATTGCGGGGAATAGACCCTCAGCCCACCATGCAGGCATTGTAACTCCGAAAAGGTCTGCAAGTATTCCGTTAGAGCCTCCCGTGACGGCAGTACTCTTAAATAAGTTTATCCAAGTAAGAGCCAATGTCCACTGAGGCATTATATACGGAAAAATAAAAACAACATTCAGATATTTTTTGCATTTTATATTTGTGCGTGTAATCAAATATGCAAAAACTCCGCCTATTAAGATAGCTCCTATACAGCTGAATATCGCAAGCAACAGCGTGTTTGTAAGCGGACCCCAAAAATTTCTCGACGAAAGGGAGCCGGTAAAAATATCCTTCCAATTAAAGACGGTAAAACCGTTCGGCCCATGCATAGCATCTATGGTTCCGGGATGAACCGCAACCGTGTCCAAAAGAATAGTTACTACCGGAGCTATAGTCGTAACAGAGAGCACAACACCGAATATAAGCAATATCAGGTTTTGAGGTTTTCTAAAAAAATCCTTACTTTGATTTAAAAAAACCGGAATTGTCTTAGTCAAAGTCTCCTCCATAAATTAACTTCCTTACGATTATACTATAACTCGAGCTTTTACGCAATATTTTTCTAAAATTATATTCTAAAATTAAGATATATTTACTAATGATGATTTTATTCCCATTCTAACGGCTGGTTTATATTACTTTTTTTTGTTATACTGATCGACGAGGAGATATGCGGTTTATAAAAAACCGCTTGAACTTTTTTGAGGAGAAGAAGATGTTCAAGAAACTATTGTACTCGCTTAAACTGGTTTTTAAACTAAATCCGTTAAGCTTGGTCTTAATTTTTACTTTTGCAATAATTTCTGCAATATGCAGTGCCGTTTTATTGGTCTATATAAAGGCTCTGACAGCAAGTCTAACGGCTTCATCGAGTTTAAATACTTTTGTTCAGACAAATATGCTTAATCTGACAATAGCAGGCCTTTGCTTTTTGCTTACGGTTTCAGTTTCAAAATATCAGTCCGTATATTGCGAAAAAGCGGCTCTCAAAATAAATAAAAAAATAAACGCTTCTATTCTTAGCAAGGCGGAAAAGTTATACGGCTTACAGCATTTAAAGGATAGACAGTATTTTGTAACCATCGAAAAATTAAATATGGGAGATTTTGTAATTGAAAATTATTTAATTTCTTTTTCGCCTCTTATTGCCTTAATTGTTAATACAATCTGTATTTCCCTACTTTTTAATTTTATCACTCCGGTTTTACTAGTCGTATTAATTGCCGCAAATATTCCTTCATTTTTTATACGAAAAAAAGTTGCAAAAATCAAGCAAGAAGAGATTGAAAAAGGAAATATCCCATCTTCAGCACTTGAGTATTATTTTAGAAAATCGCTTGATGCCGCGGCTGCAAAAGATTTTAGACTCTTTGCATTTACCGGCCTTTTCCTGAAAAAAATTGATACCTGTTTTTCAGAATTAAAAAATTTAAGAATGAATTCCATTTCTAAAACTTCAAGATGGAATTTGCTTAATCTACTCATAAAACTTATATGCACCGCAGGTATTTTCTTTTTATTCTTTAAATCAATCATATCCGCAGAGATGTCTACCGGTGCAATTATGATGATCGTTGTAGTTCTCTTTCAGCTTTCTTCAAACATTTCAGGTATCGGTTCTTTTTGGGCTTATTTACAAAAAGAATTGGATTACTTTTATAATTACAAATATTTTTTGAGCTTACAAACTATCCAAAACGGTAAGTTGATATTTAATGAACCGGTTTCTTCAATTGAATTTAAGTCGGTTTCTTTCGGATATGACAGAAGAATGGTTTTAGAAAACCTCTCCTTTAAAATAGATTCAAAAAAGGTATTTGCCCTTGTCGGCGAAAACGGCGCAGGAAAATCTACAATTGTAAAACTGCTTTTACGGTTTATAGAGCCCATCAGCGGCGAAATACTGATTAACGGCATTCCCATAAAAGAATTTGAAATAGAATCTTATAGAAACGCAATTTCGGTTATCTTTCAAAATTTTATGCGATACGGACTTTCTGCAAAGGATAATATATTTGCAAATCAAGATATTTCAAAATATAACAATATTGACTCAATATTATCTTCTCCTTTTTTTAAAAAATTGCCAAATCAAGAAAACACCCAATTAAATATGGGTTTCGGCGGTTATGATATTTCAGGCGGAGAATGGCAGCGCATTGCCGTCATGCGCGCCTTAAGTAAACCTTACAGCCTTTTTATTGCCGATGAGCCTACTGCAAATATAGACCCAATCGAAGAATATAATATTTTCCAAACAATTATAAAAAAGACAAAGGGTATCAGGTTGATTATTACACACCGAATGGGAAGCATAAAAAATTGCGATGAAATTTTCGTATTAAGGAACGGAAAAATAGAAATAAGCGGCCCCCATTCCGAAATTATGCAAAAGTCCGAATATTATGCAAGCCTTTACAATTCACAAAAGTCTATGTACACCCATATTGAAAAAGGAGAAGCAAATGAAAACTAAAAACTCTGTAATTTTTCTTCCCATTAAAATAATGTTTAAAGCCGACAGCGTAAAATTGATTTGGCTCTTGTTAATAGCAATTACTTCCGGATATCTTAATTATTTTGTTTTAAAATCTTTAGATTTAATACTCAATTCGAATATATCAAAGCTATTTACTCCTGAAATGATAAGTCTGACAATCCTTCCGGCTCTTTTATATTTTTTTATCTCTATTTTGAATTTTGTTTCAAGCACTATAATTGAAAAGCTGGAATACAAAACAGGCCTTTATATCAATAATCTTATTATAAAAAGATCTTTCGGGTTTAAGGGAATCGGAATTTTTGAACATCCTGATTATATCGATATGTCATACACCCTTGCAAATGCAAAGTCAGTTATGGCATCTTCAGTACGAGAGTTATTTACATTTTTAAGCCTTGTATTAAACCTTATTTTTTATGTTTTCTTTTTTGCAAAAATAGAATTAATCTTTCTTTTAATTTTAATTCCGGCATTATTGCCTATTTATTTTACCGAAAAAGCAAAAGCAAAGATATTTATGCAAAAACAACTTGCTATGCAGCAGTTAAGGATACGAGGATATCAATATAAGTTTATGGCCCTTTCCGCACAACATGCTCAAGATAATCGCATTTTTTCTTTTATCCCATTATTAAAAAAGAATCTTGAAAAGCTGAATGAGCAAATCGATTCTACATGGAAAACTTTTAACTCTAAAAAATTAATCGTAGATTTTATAGCATTTTCGACAAACATTCTTGTAACGGCTTTAGTTATTGCAGTTTCATTTTTTAGATTTTCAAATAATCAAATCAGTTTTGCAACTTCGGTTATTTTAATCTTTGCAGTGTATAGAATATTTAAAATGGCTTCTTCAATTTCGGTACAAATAGGAGTCAATAAGCAAACCTTTTTATTCTATGAAGAACTGCAAAATTATTTGCAACTTTCAGATAATATCGATTTATCAAAAAACGGCAAGATTTTAAACGGGCCTATTTCTTCTATCGAATTCCAAGATGTCAGCTTTGCTTATTCTGAAAATAATTATGTGCTCAAAAATTTATCTTTTAAAATAAATGCAGGAGAATCCGTTGCTCTTGTCGGACAAAACGGTGCCGGTAAAACCACATTGATAAAATTACTTTTACGGTTTTACGACCCGTCTTCCGGTACAATTTTAATAAACGGCATCGACATAAAAGAATTGGATATTGATTCTTACAGAAATGCTATTTCGGGAGTCTTTCAAGATTTTTCAAAATTCGCATTGACCCTTGGCGAAAATATTTTTGGAAGCGGCTCCGGCCAAGACAAAACGGTCTTTTCAAAAAAGAGCAAAATGCTTTTATCTAAAATTTTAGAAACGATGGACGATAAGTGTGATACCAATATCGGGCAGGATTTGGGCGGCAGAGAGCTATCGGGCGGTGAATGGCAAAAAATAGCTATTGCCCGCGGTCTGGAAAAAGAAAATACAAGTCTTTTTTTAGCAGATGAACCGGTATCGGCAATCGACCCGATTGAAGAAGCAAACATATATAAATATATTCTTCCCGAAAACCCAAGTCAGGCAATCACGATAATCACAACACACCGCTTAGCTTGCACAAAGGATGTAACAAAAGTATTATTATTGGAAAACGGAACATTACAGGAGTTCGATTCTCATGAAAACCTGCTAAAGACTTCCGAGCGGTACAAAGCCATTTACTGCACACAGGCGGACGCATACATTTAAATCTAAGGTAAACCTCTAAAAACTGAAGTTTTTAGAGGTTCCCTCATATTAATTTTTTAATAATCTTTTAGTTTCGTAAGGAGCTGATCCATTCACCTACGGTAAAGGTTACACTTGCACAGTATACGGGCTCTTCGACAATTAAGCCGCCTTTTCCTTCTCCTGTCCACCAGTCATAGCCTCTATCGTTTTTAGCGGGGAATTTATTTATTTTTTTAACTTCTCCGTTTACTTCTTCTTCAACATAGCCGTCCATGCTGTGATCTTGATTGATAGCAGGGTTGGAGCTGTATCCGCCCATGTCTTTTCCCCAAGGATGGAAGCCTTCTTTTGTTGTTACCATATAAGCAATAAAGGCACATGCTGTCCAAGGAAGAGGAGCATTGTTTAAAACCTGCAAATAGTGCTTATATGCATAGCCTCCGAAGCCGATATATCCGTCCTGATAAGCAGCAACGGTAATATTGTTTACGGAAGATTCGTCTGTTTCTTTAATTGAGCGCAATTTGGAGTAAACCAATAAACCCGTTTGATCCTTAGAAGATTTTTTTACCAAATCTACGCTGATGGGGCCGTCATCGGTTTTTAAGTTAAACTGAGAAACAAATAGTTTGATCCATGCGAGGGCATATTTTCCGTTTTCGTTTAAACCAAGTTCTTTAGCTGTTTTTTCCAAGCCGTCAACTATGGGCTTAAAATAAGCTTTATCGGCTTCAGGCAAAGCATCATAAGCGGCTTTTACAACCTTTGAGTACTTTTCATGAGTAAGCATGAGCAAAAAGTTTTTTCCGATAGGTTCGGATTCCAAACCCATAAACAGGGGGCTTTGACCTTCTTTTACAAAATCCCATACATTTAAAAACTTGTTTGAAGCTTCGACATTATTGTACATAAAAACTTTGCTCAAAGTTTGCAAGGCCAAGGGATTTCCGTTTTCTTTCATGTCGGTACCCGCAGATTCTTTCCACTCTTTAGGAACAAAATTATGTAAGATGCCCGTATCAATCATCTTAGCCTTAATCTGAGCTCCATCCTGAATAAGAGTCATAGAAAATTCGGGGTTAACGTTCTTATTATCGTTTGTAAGCTGGTCAAAAATAGTATTGTTCTTAGGCTGAGACCAATCTATTTTTCCGGTATAGTCGGGATATTTTGCCTTCATTGCCTCAACAAAGGTCTCTCCTGCAGTCTTACCTCGGCTTGAGTTACCCAAACCTTTTAGAACCTTTCCGTTTGATTCTTGATAGGCCTTTTCGAAAAGCTGATCAAGAGTCATACCTTCGGCTTCCTTTATTACTTTAAGAACAGCGTTGTTCTTTTCCGATTTGCCACCGCAGCTGGAAATTGCAAATAATAGCGCTGCGATTGATAATACTGAAATAATTTTTTTCATTTAAAGTCTCCTTATATCTTTATAATATTAAATATATTACATATTCTTTAAATACACAAGGGCTATTACCTTTAAGTTATAAAATAAGCGATTCTCCTTATTTGAAAAGGTTAAAAATTTACGGTATAATACCTAGTTTATTTGCAAAAAAAGGTATATAATGTTAGAATGTACTTAGACTTAAAGGAGATTTTACGTGTTTTTTGACAATTATCCTATCAAACTTTCAGATACAACAAAACCCTTTTTTTTAAAAGGCCTGAAAACCGCTCCGGCTATTTTGCTGATTCATGGTTACACGGGTTCTCCCAGAGATATGATTTGGCTGGGGCATCAGCTAAATGAAGCCGGCTACAATATATATATTCCTCGGCTTCCCGGACACGGCACAAATAAGAATGATTTTTTGACTACTAATTGGAAAGATTGGCTCCGTAAGGTTTGTGATGAGTATATTGACCTCTGTGCAATGTATGAACGAGTTTTTGTAGGAGGCCTTTCAATGGGAGGGGTATTAACCTCTCTGATTGCAGCCCGTTTTAACCCTGAAAAGATATTTTTATGTGCTCCGGCTTTTATAGCAGCGGATAATCGAATAAAACTTACTCCTTTTTTAAAGTTTTTTGTCAAAAAGATAGCAACCGTCAAAAAAACTTATGAAAATGACCCCGAATACGGCAGAGCCATATCGGACTATAACGGTGTAGAATACTTAGCAAAAACGGCTGACCTTTATAAATTACAAAGATTAGCCTTAAAAAATATGGTTTTTATAAGATCGCAAAGCCTTACAGTCTTATCAAAAGCCGATAAATTGGTGCCCTTTAAGGTAAAAGACCTCATAGATAAGACTTTAAGAAATCAAAACGACTATCTAATCCTTGAAAAAAGCAGTCACATAGTTACAAATGATGTTGAAAAAGAGCTTGTAGCAAAAAAAATAATAGAATTCTTAAAGGATTAAACTTTTTAGTAAAATTTACCGATAATATTGCAGGATTATTGTATATTTGATATGACTTTTTTAAAAAAGAGTGATATACTTATACTATATGGTTACAAGGAAGTATTAATGAGAGATTTTGATTACTATAAAAAGCAGCCCAAGGCTGATACTCATAATCATCTGAATTTAAGTATGGAGTATTCAGACTATAAAAAATGGGCAGGCTTTGAAATTCCCAATTTTCCACGCAAAATGAACGGTCTTGATGAAATGCATGAAATAATCGGACAATATACCCGCCCTGCATGTACTACAGCACAACACGTAATAGATCTAATAGAAATGTCCATAATGACCGCAATAAAAGACAATGTTGTTTGTATCGAAGGATCCGTCGATATTGGCTTTATAAAGCAGTTTAATGAGAATTTGGATGCTTTTCTGGAAGGGATAAGCGGTATAGTAAAAAAATATAAAAATAAAATCAA of the Treponema denticola ATCC 35405 genome contains:
- a CDS encoding ATP-binding cassette domain-containing protein; this translates as MKTKNSVIFLPIKIMFKADSVKLIWLLLIAITSGYLNYFVLKSLDLILNSNISKLFTPEMISLTILPALLYFFISILNFVSSTIIEKLEYKTGLYINNLIIKRSFGFKGIGIFEHPDYIDMSYTLANAKSVMASSVRELFTFLSLVLNLIFYVFFFAKIELIFLLILIPALLPIYFTEKAKAKIFMQKQLAMQQLRIRGYQYKFMALSAQHAQDNRIFSFIPLLKKNLEKLNEQIDSTWKTFNSKKLIVDFIAFSTNILVTALVIAVSFFRFSNNQISFATSVILIFAVYRIFKMASSISVQIGVNKQTFLFYEELQNYLQLSDNIDLSKNGKILNGPISSIEFQDVSFAYSENNYVLKNLSFKINAGESVALVGQNGAGKTTLIKLLLRFYDPSSGTILINGIDIKELDIDSYRNAISGVFQDFSKFALTLGENIFGSGSGQDKTVFSKKSKMLLSKILETMDDKCDTNIGQDLGGRELSGGEWQKIAIARGLEKENTSLFLADEPVSAIDPIEEANIYKYILPENPSQAITIITTHRLACTKDVTKVLLLENGTLQEFDSHENLLKTSERYKAIYCTQADAYI
- a CDS encoding alpha/beta hydrolase, which produces MFFDNYPIKLSDTTKPFFLKGLKTAPAILLIHGYTGSPRDMIWLGHQLNEAGYNIYIPRLPGHGTNKNDFLTTNWKDWLRKVCDEYIDLCAMYERVFVGGLSMGGVLTSLIAARFNPEKIFLCAPAFIAADNRIKLTPFLKFFVKKIATVKKTYENDPEYGRAISDYNGVEYLAKTADLYKLQRLALKNMVFIRSQSLTVLSKADKLVPFKVKDLIDKTLRNQNDYLILEKSSHIVTNDVEKELVAKKIIEFLKD